From the genome of Candidatus Binatia bacterium, one region includes:
- a CDS encoding CoA transferase, producing the protein MTQSPGGLRGVRVLDLADESGVYCAKLLADMGADIIKVEPPGGVAMRRIGPFFSGEEGKDGSLFFWHYNTNKRSITLDLNAPADRERFVQLAATADVIVETAAPGHFDSLRLGYAELAAHNPRLTLVSITPFGQTGPYRDFRGSDLIAQALGGMVYVNGFAHEPPLQGLGLQAYHSASTYAAIGAMLALLARERTGRGQWIDVSVQECVAASIEHASSFFHQNGSIAERHGSLHWTHYFRVARCKDGYVTHCTLCDWTSLVEWAKADGGAQDLVEPAWEDFNYRRDHCNHLFDVLDQWVKHYAVADLVEGAQLRRIPYAPVLAPETLPHNPQLIERRFFVPVQHDELGQTLTYPGAPYVFSKTPWCIRRRPPLLGEHTNDVLAQIGAQRGERSTPAQDSALRTQEFPPSALHGVRVIDFTWVVAGPVATRVLADHGAEVIKIERRDALDFGSRRGGLTGNLNRGKQSIVINMNTPPGIELAQRLIATADVVVDNFSARVMRNWGLDYESLRRLKPDIIALNMSGFGHTGPYRDYVSYGPTLQALSGYTLLMRHAGSEPAGWGFSYSDMAAGYSGALAVLTALWYRRRTGEGQCIDLSQFENLTALLGSGLLDILVHRRSAVPIGNASQEMPAAPHGVYRCADLPGAGPARDRWCAIAVFDEDDWARFRRALGNPLWAGNHRFATERARITNRIALDAHVESWTRNRTAEEVMAHLQSAGVAAGVVANAEDLCRRDQHLQARGYWARIATPEGETVEFDGVPFKMSETPGQVRGPGPLLGEHTDSVLQSVLGLSAATVAELRAADIIA; encoded by the coding sequence ATGACCCAGTCGCCCGGCGGTCTCCGCGGTGTGCGCGTGTTGGATCTGGCGGACGAGTCTGGCGTTTATTGCGCCAAGCTTCTCGCCGACATGGGTGCCGATATCATCAAGGTCGAGCCACCGGGCGGTGTTGCGATGCGACGCATTGGGCCGTTCTTCAGCGGTGAGGAAGGAAAAGACGGCTCGTTGTTTTTCTGGCACTACAACACCAACAAACGGAGCATCACGCTCGATCTGAACGCTCCTGCGGACCGCGAGCGCTTCGTTCAGCTCGCTGCCACGGCGGATGTGATCGTCGAAACAGCGGCACCGGGCCACTTCGACAGTCTCAGGTTGGGCTACGCGGAGCTGGCTGCGCACAACCCGCGCCTGACGCTAGTCTCCATCACGCCGTTTGGGCAGACGGGCCCGTACCGCGATTTTCGCGGCTCTGACCTGATCGCACAGGCGCTCGGCGGTATGGTCTATGTGAACGGCTTTGCGCATGAGCCGCCGCTGCAAGGACTGGGACTGCAGGCGTATCACAGCGCCTCCACGTATGCCGCCATCGGCGCCATGCTGGCGCTGCTGGCGCGCGAGCGCACCGGGCGCGGGCAATGGATTGACGTCAGCGTGCAGGAATGCGTCGCGGCATCAATCGAACACGCCAGCAGCTTTTTCCATCAGAACGGCAGCATCGCCGAACGTCACGGCAGCCTGCACTGGACACACTACTTCCGGGTGGCCCGCTGCAAGGACGGCTACGTCACGCACTGTACGTTGTGTGACTGGACGTCGTTGGTCGAGTGGGCGAAGGCGGATGGCGGAGCGCAGGACCTCGTCGAGCCGGCCTGGGAAGATTTCAACTACCGGCGCGACCACTGTAATCATCTTTTCGACGTGCTCGACCAGTGGGTCAAACACTACGCCGTCGCCGACCTGGTCGAGGGCGCGCAACTCCGGCGCATCCCCTACGCCCCGGTGCTTGCACCGGAAACGTTGCCGCACAACCCGCAGCTTATCGAGCGCCGTTTCTTTGTCCCTGTGCAGCACGATGAACTGGGACAGACCCTCACCTACCCCGGCGCGCCATACGTGTTCAGCAAGACGCCTTGGTGTATCCGCCGACGCCCACCGCTATTAGGGGAGCACACCAACGACGTACTGGCGCAGATCGGAGCACAGCGCGGCGAACGCAGCACACCGGCTCAGGACTCAGCACTCAGGACCCAGGAATTCCCTCCCAGCGCTCTCCATGGCGTGCGGGTCATCGACTTCACGTGGGTCGTTGCCGGGCCGGTGGCAACACGTGTCCTCGCCGATCACGGCGCCGAGGTCATCAAGATCGAGCGGCGTGATGCCCTGGACTTCGGCTCGCGCCGCGGCGGTCTGACCGGCAATCTCAACCGCGGGAAGCAGAGCATCGTGATCAACATGAATACCCCGCCGGGGATTGAGCTAGCGCAACGACTCATCGCGACGGCCGACGTGGTAGTCGACAATTTCAGCGCACGCGTGATGCGGAACTGGGGACTGGATTACGAGAGCCTCCGTCGCCTGAAGCCGGACATCATCGCCCTCAACATGTCTGGATTCGGTCATACCGGACCGTACCGGGACTACGTCAGCTACGGTCCTACCTTGCAGGCGTTGTCCGGCTACACGCTGCTGATGCGCCATGCGGGCAGCGAGCCGGCCGGCTGGGGATTCTCGTACTCCGACATGGCTGCGGGCTACAGTGGCGCCCTGGCCGTTCTGACGGCCCTTTGGTATCGGCGCCGGACAGGCGAAGGTCAGTGCATCGATTTGTCCCAATTTGAAAACCTGACCGCCCTGCTCGGCTCCGGCCTGCTCGATATCCTGGTGCATCGCCGCTCTGCCGTGCCGATCGGCAACGCTTCTCAGGAAATGCCGGCAGCACCGCACGGCGTGTATCGCTGCGCCGATCTGCCGGGTGCTGGGCCGGCACGCGATCGCTGGTGTGCGATTGCCGTCTTCGACGAGGACGACTGGGCGCGCTTCCGGCGCGCCCTCGGCAATCCACTGTGGGCGGGCAACCACCGCTTCGCCACCGAGCGCGCACGCATCACCAACCGCATCGCGCTCGATGCCCACGTCGAGTCATGGACCAGGAACCGCACCGCGGAAGAAGTCATGGCTCATCTGCAAAGCGCAGGGGTGGCCGCCGGAGTAGTGGCGAACGCCGAAGACCTCTGTCGCCGAGATCAGCACTTGCAAGCCCGCGGTTACTGGGCAAGGATCGCCACGCCGGAAGGCGAGACCGTGGAATTCGATGGCGTGCCCTTCAAAATGTCCGAGACGCCGGGTCAAGTGCGTGGCCCGGGGCCGCTACTTG